A segment of the Ipomoea triloba cultivar NCNSP0323 chromosome 1, ASM357664v1 genome:
CCATCAGTTTACATGCAGTCTTAACAGCCTGGTTCATTGAAATCCTATACACAGATTGAAGGTAGTGGATGAAAAGAAAGACAGCTATTTATTGCAAGAAGCCATAAGAGTCATTTATTCTGCATCTTTATTTCTATGTTTCTTTACAGCTAAAGTCAACAGGGAACCTAAAGCTAAGTCACTCCCCTTTTGGGGAGTTGAGAGattaattaggaactaataAGAGAGTACCTAGCTACCCATGCATCACAATATTACTCATCCATCAAgatttttgatataataaatcCATTAACTAAATGTCAACCTAACCACCCAACCAAATTCATCATAATTATGCAAGCAATAAATAAGGCTGAGATTGTTTCAAACGGCAATCTTTTTCAGCATAATTATCACACCATGCTGTACAGTTTTAAAAACTGTTGggttatttagttttggatcAGTATCTGAGTATCAGAATCATATGACCATAATTTGGTTTCCTCAATCACTCTCTTTgattattgaatatttttttggttGACAAAAACAGAGACCAATCTGAAGTTTAGCATTCAAGTGTAACTGTATGAAGACTTGCAGTATGAAAACAGAGACTGGAATGAAGTTTGGAAAATATGGACTCACTCTCACTTTTAAAGATCCTGATCACAAAAGATACAAACGGTAAACACATTCTTGCAACACACTTTAACACTAACCTCCCTATAGAATTGAAATCCTCCGGTAGAGCCATTTCCAACCTACGTGTTTGACGCATGATCCAcatttggcaagtcaaaatttACACAAGAAGATTCTAGAGCAACAGTATTGCACATAGTCCCGAAAAACAAATAGATTTACAGAATCCAAAGATATGACTCTTACAACAAAAACAGTGAccctaaaaatgtcatttttatgaCTCTACATTATATAGCAGCAAACCATTAAGCACACGATTTACAACACAGTCACATAATTCAAAGAGAAACACAGATAATCAGTTAAACGGATCAGAAATCCGGTATATTaatgagaaaaacaaaaaagcacCACAATTATACATGAACAATGCTATAACCCATTGAAGACAAAATGTGAAAAAATGGggcaaaaagaagaaaaataacggCTCAGCGATGGTAAGGAAAAAGTACTGGTGGTAGCGAAGAAGTACCTCGGTTCCCTTCCTCCTCCGTTTCCGTCGACTACCGGAGGGTGAGCCGTGCACGCGGGAAAAAAAGCTTCCAGCTTAGAACCAAGCGCACCTGTGAGTCTGTGACCTGTGACACTAAGGCTGAGACCGAAAGAGTGAAGACGGAGAGAATggaattttaaaatgtataaataggGGACTTGGCCTGATTGCATTGGCCCATTAATTCCtaaacttattttctttaatatatacgtgtattatatacttaataaaatgtAGATATTGTATTTTACATTGCATAAATCTTCTCTAACCAATTATTTGGAATATTTTATTGCTAAATCAAGtaataattttcatatacattttaaatcaagTGGTTGCACATATGTTTCAATCTATTATAGTAATTTAATGTAATGACAAAAAGATAATTTGTGCAGCACTTCCTCACGTGTGCAAGGTTGCATTGTGAATATATAGGTGATGGACCACAAAGACTATTTATAGCAGTACACTTCCCCGCATGGCAATATTTATAGAGTATTAACTAAATGTGTAAGAGTAGTGGATATAGGAAAATATGGGGTTTATGAGGCAGTTACGCTAgtttaataattcaaataatggACCCATAATATTAAGACATGAAATTAGTATGTTGGAAGACCCAATCAACAAAGAGATGGTTGGGAAGCATAACTACAATGTCTATTTGCATTGAAATGCCCATACTAAGTCGACCTTGGGCTACCATGCTGGCACACTAGCATACAATAACCTTTAGATAGGTCTTCAATGTCACTTAACTAGTCGTTCAAGTCTACTAATTAGAGTTTGATACGTTAGAGTCACTTGCTACAAGTTATAATAACATTGTATTTTTTAGAATATATACAATCTTGTGTGTATGTCTGAAGCATCACATACTCCATACAACTAATTGTATTAACTTTAGCATTGTGAGTGGAATAACTAATTGTCTAATTCAAAGAAGTTTTAGAATTAGAATATTTATGAGTTCATAAATAGCCGTTGGATTtagtttcaaaaaataaaaaaaaaaaaaagccgtTGGATTGGAGTTTATTTGTTGAATCAGTTCACTTGGGCCATTAATTTACAGTTACTCCATGGGCTTTGAATTTGCCCAAAGCCCAAATCTGTGTCGCTACAATTAACAGAGGCCGTTACAAATTATTCCCGCTCAGATATCTGAAAGCTCAATTGAATTCCCGCCGTTGGGTAACAAAGGAGTAGGGCTTAGATTTCATCATCAGTTACTCAAACTGTCTCCAATTCTGAATCTCTCACCGATAGCTGTGTGATGAATAGCAACCCCTGCGCCATGGAAATTGATCCGCAACTGCACGAAGAAGAAGAGGAtccatttcttcaattcatcTCTTACGCAAAATCAGTTGTATCCCCTGATGCAAATGAAGCCGGAGGTGAATCAATGGGCCCGGGTTGGAGCTGGATCGCTTCCAGAATTCTCAAAACGTGTATTGCCTATTCCAGCGGCGTCACCTCTGCCATTCTCCTCTCTGATATCTCTCAGGTCCTCACCGCTCTCttttccttcagttttcttcaCTTTTTTTGTTACTGCACATAGTACACGTGCATACACAGGCTAGGATGTCTGTTTCTAAATTTCTATATTCATTTCTTATAGTTCATTATGCACAAAGCGGAGTTGTATATAAACATTTGCTTGATACCATATCCTTTGCAACTTTTCATGCTCTTGGAATGTTATAGACTGATGCATACTGAACAcgtttgttttcaaaatgatCAACATTATATTGTAAACATGCTTTAAGTAAATAAATGTTGAAGTACTttagtaataatttttgttgaatTGGGGATGGTATGCAGGCTTGGAATGAGCAGAATAGAAGCGGTGCTCCAAAGAAACAGCCAGAGTGTATTAGTCAGTTGAAAAAGAAACATAAGAGGGGAAAGCTACCCAACACTGTCACAATAGACTCTATTTATGAGAAGAAGTTCTTGCCATTGAATGGTGTTATTGAAGCTGTTATAATAGATGTTGTTATTCTTCCAGGTAGAGTTTGAGCCTCTTAAGTCTGAAGTTAAGTTTAACTTGTGTAATATATGTTGTCAAATATATTCCAAGTTTCAAAATTTGCATGATTGGTGAAGGCTGTTTAGTGCCAACTGCAGTACCCGAATTATTCGTGCCCTTTACTTAGAAAGCACAGCCTCATAGATGCACATAACATAATGATTATCATGCAACTTGAATCATGCTTAAAAGTTTTATCAATTATTTTGGATTTTAAAATCAACAACTCCCCAGATTAAAGTTGCTAGGTTCTTAGTTCTGGTTATTTCCCCAGAATGTCATTATTTTAACTATTCTTAGCATGAAATATATGTTATGCactgattttattattttttttatcaaatcatATATAGGCCTGTGAAAGATTGAGACTATTAGAATGTCCAAATTGTTTCCACTTGCTGTATCATAGAGCTATTCATCAGTGCATTTTGCTCTTTCAAACTATAGTGATactttagtttttatttttgtcttgaGATGCAATGTTTATGgcaattattattgataatactAACTTCCCTCCAGGAACAAACATCTGCACACTTCATCTGGGGGATTTTTGGAGCTCTAATACAATTGATCTATATCTTCATCGAAGGTGAATGAGTGAATGGCTTGTGCTTTATGATAAAGGTTCCATATCATGTCTTCGTGTTCGTCAAGATTTACCTATATGGCATTTTTCTTAGCTGTAAAAACATTTTGTTCTTGTGCATATTTCTATCCACATATTCATATCTCTAAGATGCATTCTAAAGCAGATTCTACAACTTAGCTGATCCTAGCAATGGTATTCTGAAGAAAGGACGGGAAGTGTTCCTCACAGGATGCCGCCTTAGAACTACCAAAGGATTTTCGAGTCGAGCACGGCTGTTGCCCACAGAGTATCTTGCTATACTTTTAGATGAGGTACTGTTGATTTTAGATGTCCACACAAAGTAATTTCCtttccatctctctctctctctttatttgtTTGGGCCTGCAATGGGAATTTTGTGTACTAAACTTTGAACATAATGCAAATCCACATCATTATGCCCTTACATAAAGTATGAACAGAATGGTCCAGTAATCTGCTTTGACCATCAATGCAGGATCAAGATGATGATGCAATGTTGCTAGGTGCACAGTTTTGTTCTGATTCCTTCTCTTCCATTTGCTTTGATGATGTTATTCAAGGGGTCTCTTATTCACTGTATGCAAGGTCTGGCTAGAAGTGATGCTCATGCAATCACTGATTATTGTACCAAGACTTTTATGGTTTTAGTGTTTTACTGAATTACCATTATGAATACTTGCTTCACATATATGTAGCCCTGTATTTTGGTTGTTCAGAACTTATAATTTAACCCAGTCAACTTTCCAATATAGTCATTTTTGTTAGTTTCTTCTATTAATATCCACTACTACCAACCATTTACAGGATAGAATCTATTGGGGCGCTGGAAGCTCAAGGCATATTTGGTAGTTTACAGAGAAAACAAATTACTCTTGTTGATAATGGTGTCAGATTGAAATTTCTATTGTGGGGTGAACAGGTTCTGCTTGCTAATCTTTTTAGGTATTACTATTTCCGTTCTTTTTGCAACCGCCTTGTGTTGTCTAGTACGCAGTTGTAATTTAATTCCTTAACAGTGTGGGAAGTATGCTTGCCCTGGACAGACCATTTATTGCAAGTTCTGCTGAAAGTGGTCTTGAATCAAATGAAGAATTTTGCCTTGAATATGGTAGTGGAACACAGCTCTATGTTGTCCCTCTTATTCAGCATAAGGAACAAGTATGCCATGGATTATTTATGTTAGAAAACATTTAAATGTCAACTTTTGAGGGAAAAAGAAGTAAACTGTTAGGCCTTCTCAGGTATGTGTAGCATTGACACAGAGCCGTTGCCAAGGATCAAAGCTGTTAACTGCACCAGATCCAGGTCAGGGGCTTCCAGTTTCACAAGTGTCCTTGCCGTGTGATTCTCAAGGGTCCATTGACTTCAGAAATTATCCTTTCCGGGTAACGTTACCTTCCTTGAATTTTCCAGTTTAATGATATGTAATAGACGTGAAAAAGACTGTTTTTCAATGGTTAGCATTAGTAAACTTGTGAAGTTAGTAACTGACAAAATAATCTGGATATTCCATTGGGGACAATTTGTTGTTGACCTCTTACATTTTTAAAGTCTTGCAGTCATTTGTTATAGATCTGCGTGACAAGATGACTGGAATCAGCCTCTATGGTGATGTTATGGACATCCAAAGTACTGGAGACCCTACATTTTCTCTGAAAATTGAAGATGCAACAGGTTCAGTTTGGGTAAAGCTACATTTTATAGGACCTTGGTAGGTAGAATTTTTATCAAACTAGAGAATTGCAATATCCTCCTTTCTTGTACAATCAGATGTGCTGccctacatatatattttttcacttATTCATTTCAGGTCAATAGGAAGAGTTGGCCTGGGGCACACTGTCTATATTTCTGGTCTGTCATGTTCTATGACCAAACAGAAAATGTGAGTATATTTCACATATGTATAATGTACTATGACTATAAAAGGGAGcaaatagtagtagtaataacaATAAGCATTAATTTTAATGGAAACGTTGCTCATCTGTATTTATTGACTTTGCAGtggttttatacttttatttatggTATTATCCTCtgatcattttttaaattactctGGTTCGGCAGCCGTGAACTATCATGGTTTGAGAATGATCCTGGAGCTTCTTTTGTCAATATTAGCTGCCTACCCGCACTGCTTAATTCATCATGTCTTCACAAGTTCTCCAACCTTTGTGATCTATCAACCCATGCTAACCATACACATGTACGTCCAGTGATTTCTCAGAAAGCTCATCATGAAAACTCCTTTTGCAATTTGTTTTTATCCCTGCTAATTCGGTGCCTATATATGCTATATCTTAGGTATGTCGGGTTTGGCTGGATCAAATTGAGTATTGTCATGTTGGTACAAGATTGTCACATGCCCCTTGTGGCCATTTTGTTAATGAGGGTTGTAATGGAGAGCTAAAGTGCAACTTTTGTCACTGCATATGCAATGATGAAGTGGTTAGGAGTTTCCATTTGAGAATTACTATTGCTGATGGCAGTGCAAAAGTATTAACCTGGTGCACTGGCCAAACTGCCACAGAGTTGCTGCAAATAACTCCAGATGAGTTCTGTGAACTGCCAGAGGTAGTGTTATATTTCTTCTATTCAATGATTATGACTCTAGGCCTAAGGAAGTTGTGAGTGCTAAGCTAATATTTGTTTTCTTGGATGTTCATTTCAGGAAGAGCAAATTATGTATCCTTCTTCACTTGAGAATGAAAAGTTTACAGTGGCATTGGTGAAGGGTCATGGAAGTATGGACAATCAAAGTGTATCGTGGGAAATTACACGCGCAGTTAAGTATGAATGAACATGAACCCCCTTGTTTCTATTACATGACATCGGATGAAGTCAACAGCAGCGAGCACGAGTATGGGATAAGTGTGTAACTACTTTCAACATTGTAGTGAAGACTCTTAATACTGTAATTAATATAACCAGTGAAACCATAGTGCTAATTTTGGTGTAATAGTGGAGTGCTGAATTATTGATCGTTAGCCGAGAGGAAGCTTTAGAATATACTGAATACTAGGTTtcttattgttatttttgttggtCTAAGAAAGACCAGCAAAATGACACGTAACATAGATATCTTAACAACATGACACGTAACATATATAAAGTATTTTCCGTTCGGCCATTCCTAGATGTCAGCCTGGCGCTTCTGATAAAGTCGCCATCGGATAACTTGTCGGGATCAAAGAAACTGGGAGGGAAGACTTTGTTGGGTCAATTCCCATTAAAGACCATCTTTTATCTTAAACTTCCCAAGATGCGGTTGCTAATAGATGAATGCCCTCTaggaaaatacaaattaaacattaattttaatgctaactataataaatttttcataTGTAATCttatattgatatactttgaattacttatttaaatacaaatattgagCATTAAATCAGTATTGTAATGtacgtgtaaaactagtatatatacacacacaagaTTCTAAATTTGTGGGAGCTGCTTTTGATTTGAGTTAGCCATATATGGGTAATCTATGATGGTTGGTTTATCTCTTTGTGGTCTTTTGTCGGCTAGAATAATAAAGTGAGGGTTACCTATTGTATACTCTCGGGTGATGAGTGCAAATTTCTCTtgctactaaaaaaaatgaaaaaaattgatgTGATTGATCTTATATAATAAGATGAATATTACATATGATTTGTATAGAATTCAagaatatatacacaaatttgataaaaatttagGCTATTGATTTTATATAATAAGATGAACATTGCATACGATTTTTAAAGAAATCGtggatatatacacaaatttgataaaaaattgTACTGATTGatcttatataataaatgacaTCACATTTTATACAAATCGTATGAAATGTTAAAATCTTATTATATAAAATCAATCACCTCAATGTTACAAGTTCATTTTTGTGAATATCCAGCATTGCATTGCTCTCTAATTTTGGCTCATTCAATTGTTTGCTTGCTTCCAATGCCATGAACATTTACATATTGTTATTATCAACCTACTTTTAGCCTTGAGAAATACCAATTACCATGTTATTTGGGAATCTTTAGAAAACTAACGtttcttgtttaattttttccaCCAATTTTGTAGTTTATATTAACCTAAGGTAATATCTTTGTTCCTTACTTCTTTAACTCTATATGATCTTAACTCAAGTTTCTTGTCTTACAGTCTTGGTTCTTTCCATTCATCCAATACCATGTTTCTTAAACCATGGTTAGCTGGCCAATGTTCTTAGATTCTGTAACCAAACTTTGGTTGTGGTCTGATCTCTTTTTACGCTATCTTTTTATTATGTTAGCAGACAAATGTTTTTATTATGTTAGCGTGCCTAACAATAGTGGTTTTGTCTTTGCTCTCACTGTCTCATTCTTCTGCCACAGCCTTTTACTCACGTCGTCTACTAGATATACATCTGGTAATGTTGCTCTTAAATCTGGCAATGGCATGACACCATGGAGATTATCATTTCAGAAACATGAGTGTTGAACAAACAAGAAAGAACAGAGATAACCAACCTCTTGAAGATGATTCTGTTGTTGCTGAATCAAAGAGGGAACAGCCTTCAGAATCATCGTTGCAAATTCTTCAGAGATATTGGAGTGATTTGATGCATGGCGGAGGGAAGAATCTGAATAAGATACGCATTGATAAGCCGAGCAATTCCTCTGCTGCTGTGCAGATGGTTCTATCACCGGAAGAGATCATGCAGATAGCTAGGTCAAAATTAGAGCAGTGTGCCTTCCAGAGCTGCTGTGTTCATTCCATTGTTTTTGAACATTCTTATTGCATTAAAGGAGGAGATGTGGAGCTTGCTCTGCTACTTCAAGCATCTGCAGAAATGGTTGCCAATCAACAATTTGATCGCGCGAGGAAGTTGCTGGGCCTCTGTAATCAGTCTGCTTCTGCTAATGGTAGCACAGTTGAAAGAATTGTTTATTATTTCGCTAGGGCTCTTAAAGAGAGGATGGATCTGGAGAGAGATACTGAAACAGAAGAAAGTGAAAAGGTTCCATTGAATGTTGAAGAGGCTGTGATGAGTATGGAGGCTGCGATAATTGCGTGCGTGCAAGATCTCCCCTTCTCCCAGGTCACCAATTTCACAGGCGTTCATGCGATTCTGGACAACATCACATCCGCGAGAAAGGTTCATTTGGTTGATTTCGAAATTGGAAGCGGATCGCATTGGACGATCATCATGCAAGATCTTGCTAACAGATCTGAACCTCCGATTGAGTCGCTAAAGATAACCGCCGTCGGATCCTCGAAGCGGAGGATTGAAAGGACCGGTAAGTGGTTGTCCTCCTTTGCAGAGACCATGAAATTACCCTTCTCATTCAAAGCAATCGTGTGCGACATGAAAGATCTGAGGAAAGAGCTTTTCGAGATGGAAGCAGACGAAGTAGTAGCAGTGTACGCCGAGTATCGTCTCTCAACTCTGCTAGTGTGCCCTAACCAATTACACAATCTGATTGCAGTTATTCAAACCTTCAATCCTTCTGTAATGGTGATTGCTGAAACTGAAGCCGACACAAACAATCCATCTTTCTTAGCTCGTTTCTACAATCTGCTATCTTACTGCACTGCAACTCTTGATTCTGTCGCTACATGTATGGATCGCGATCATCAATACAGGAAAATAACCGAACAAGTTATACACTGGGAGCTGATTCGAAACGTCATCACAACGGAAGGTCCAGACAGGATCTACCGCCATGCAAAGATTGATTTCTGGAGACAATTTTTCGCGAGATTTGGCATCGAGGAAGAAGCACTAAGCCACTCCGCCTTGTACCAAGCAAGCTTCTTGATTCGGAAATATCCTAGCTGGAGCCATTGCAGTTTGGACATGAATGGAAAGTCCATGATTATAAAGTGGAAAGGAACTCCAGTAAAGTCCTTATCTATCTGGAAATTCTGCCCagttaaaaacaattaaatgaaATGACCAAAATGGAAACATAACCTTATTAGTATCGTGTTTGAGCACATTGTTTTTTTCTCCATTATTGTCCCTACATGAAGACAGCTTTCTTGTGCAGGGGACAGGGCATCTGATCTGCATTGTACTTGTTATTTGGTTCAGCAAATTGTTTATGTGAATGGCCCTTCAGGTTGGTCTACCTTATTATAGAATAGTTGAATATAATATCAACCCGGAGACATCAAAGCTGCCGTAACATAAAAACCATTTTAACTTGTCTATCTTTTCATATGATTACGTGTTTGAATGCGTCAATATGTTTTTCCTTATGCCCTATTGTCATTGTCAAACAACATGAATTTACAGTAAAATATTTCAAACCAATTTGCACGGACGTACGAAGCTTCATGTTCAcaccaaacatatataaatagttgaatttGCATGCTCTTATATGTTGTAGTAGTAGAACTGAAGTCTGCATTCTTCAATTCACTTGAATTAAGAGCAGATTGCAGAGAGTAGTTCGAATGTCGGATTTAAACAAATCTGATGTTTTTGGTGGAGCCCCTGATAGGAACAGATGCATAGATGATGTTGAAAACAATGATGACAACATGAAAGCAGTGAAAAGCAGACCAGCTGCAGATGAGGTTGAGGAGTGGGGAGATTCCACTGAAATCTCCTGGTTTTCTTCTTGTCAAATTTTGGATAAAGATGGCGACGAAACAGCTAGAAAGGAAGGGCCTCTCCTGCCCAGGCATAAGCATGAACACCAACTGCAACTTGTTGTAGATTGCATGAGTCTAGATGATCTGGATTTTGATGAGGAGGCTTCATCAGTTCAGCCATTTTCAGGGAATCAAGAGCTCTCTGAATCCAAGAGAAAGAGGGCTGAAAACGCGTTGCCTTCATCCCTGAAGCTTCTCTATAACTTCCAGAACCGGTTCAGGAGATTAACCGGGGAGAAGGTGAATGCTGCAGCACCAAGCTGCAGCAGCAGTCATGATGAATCCAGAGAGATGAATTGCTGCAGCAGTACTAGGTTGTGGATAAACGAGATTTTGCAGTTGGCTGCACACAAGTTCATTGAGAACTCTTCCCATGGAGACAGTGAACTAAACAATCTATTTCCCAATTCATGTTGGGGCCTTCATGGCGAAGATTATAAAGATGTTGAACTGCTTCTACATCTCCTCGCTTCGGCTGAGAGAGTTGGCCAGAAAAAGTTTGACAGCGCGAAAGGTTTCCTCAGCATGTGCACCAACTCATATTATTACTACCATCTGTAATGAAAGAGGTATAATCTCACCATGCATGATTGGTGATTTGGAGTTTGATGGCTGAGTAAAAGCCAAGGCCCTGAATTTGGTTTTCCTCAATTTTGTAGGTGAAGAGCCCTGGTATGCTGGTGTCCCCATCTTCTCTCTCGTTGAGCAGGGATTAGGTGTGGGTGATGTCATTTCTCTATTGTGGTTCAAACGGAGCCTTCCTCGTTACTGCTCTCGGTTTATTGAGGTATTTTCTTGTATTTTATCTCCAACTCTACTTCATATCTGAAATGCTCTCATCAATTTCATTGCAAGGTAACCGAATCATCTCTTTGGTGTGCCATTGACTAAACAGATTTGCATAATGTTGTGTGCTGACCATGGTCCTTGTGTTTCTGGTGCCCACAACACCATAGTAACTTCTCGGGCAGGAAAAGATGTAGTGTCCTGCCTTGTTTCAGGTACATTTACAGCCTTTCTTTGTATGAGTTAGTTTGCAATCAACTACTCCGATCCATACTTTACTAATGTTGCTTGCTAACAGGATTGCTGACAATTGGTCCCCGATTTGGTGGGGCTATTGACGATGCTGCTCGATACTTCAAGGATGCATATGACAGGGTTAGTAACTGTGAATCCAAAATGCTTTCAAGTCGTCACTCAAAGCTCAAAACTTATCCCATTGTTGTGTGGTAATTACAGGGCCTTACACCTTATGAATTCGTGGAAGGTATGAAGAAGAAGGGCATTCGAGTGGCAGGAATTGGTCACAGGTATCAGAACTTGAAATGAAGCTTGCTTACTTTGATGCATCATGTGCAACACAGGTACAcaaatatttgttttgtttggtaATAGGATCAAGAGGGGCGACAACAGAGATAAGAGAGTGGAACTACTGCAACGTTATGCCCGTGAAAATTTCCCTAGTGTAAAATACATGGAATATGCAGTGGAGGTTGAGACATACACCCTGTCAAAGGCTAACAACCTAGTCCTTAACGTTGATGGTGCCATTGGTTCCCTGTTCTTGGATCTCCTGGCTGGCAGTGGAATGTTCAAAAAGGCAGAAATCGATGAAATCGTGGAGATTGGTTACCTTAACGGCCTCTTTGTCTTGGCCCGATCCATTGGCCTGATTGGGTAAGTTACCTAACGCTTAAAACATCCATTAGTATCTCTTTGCAAACTACCGAACAATAGTCCTTACAAAATAGAGGTTTTAATTTCAGGCACACGTTTGACCAGAAGAGATTAAAGCAGCCGCTGTACCGCCACCCGTGGGAAGATGTTCTATACACCAAGTGAGTGCAAACAAGCATTGTCAGTCGGAATGTATGAATCAATTTTGGGGCATCCCATGTGTTTGTACTTGATTATTCCTATTGTAATTTCTCCACAAAGAGAATGACGCGTGGATTATACTAAACTTCAACTATTACCATCAAATGAAAGATTCATGAAGAAATGCATCGTTATACAGATAGATGGAAGTAAATTTTACTCCGTAATTGTTTTTTACCCAAAATATGTTGTCGatccattaaaaaataaataaaaacacattatCGCACTGGATTAAATTACCAGGTTCGTTCTACTTGTAT
Coding sequences within it:
- the LOC116016300 gene encoding ATP-citrate synthase beta chain protein 2-like yields the protein MAKIIKMLNCFYISSLRLRELARKSLTARKVSSACAPTHIITTICNERGEEPWYAGVPIFSLVEQGLGVGDVISLLWFKRSLPRYCSRFIEICIMLCADHGPCVSGAHNTIVTSRAGKDVVSCLVSGLLTIGPRFGGAIDDAARYFKDAYDRGLTPYEFVEGMKKKGIRVAGIGHRIKRGDNRDKRVELLQRYARENFPSVKYMEYAVEVETYTLSKANNLVLNVDGAIGSLFLDLLAGSGMFKKAEIDEIVEIGYLNGLFVLARSIGLIGHTFDQKRLKQPLYRHPWEDVLYTK
- the LOC116013524 gene encoding DELLA protein RGL2-like, coding for MSVEQTRKNRDNQPLEDDSVVAESKREQPSESSLQILQRYWSDLMHGGGKNLNKIRIDKPSNSSAAVQMVLSPEEIMQIARSKLEQCAFQSCCVHSIVFEHSYCIKGGDVELALLLQASAEMVANQQFDRARKLLGLCNQSASANGSTVERIVYYFARALKERMDLERDTETEESEKVPLNVEEAVMSMEAAIIACVQDLPFSQVTNFTGVHAILDNITSARKVHLVDFEIGSGSHWTIIMQDLANRSEPPIESLKITAVGSSKRRIERTGKWLSSFAETMKLPFSFKAIVCDMKDLRKELFEMEADEVVAVYAEYRLSTLLVCPNQLHNLIAVIQTFNPSVMVIAETEADTNNPSFLARFYNLLSYCTATLDSVATCMDRDHQYRKITEQVIHWELIRNVITTEGPDRIYRHAKIDFWRQFFARFGIEEEALSHSALYQASFLIRKYPSWSHCSLDMNGKSMIIKWKGTPVKSLSIWKFCPVKNN
- the LOC115996671 gene encoding uncharacterized protein LOC115996671, yielding MNSNPCAMEIDPQLHEEEEDPFLQFISYAKSVVSPDANEAGGESMGPGWSWIASRILKTCIAYSSGVTSAILLSDISQAWNEQNRSGAPKKQPECISQLKKKHKRGKLPNTVTIDSIYEKKFLPLNGVIEAVIIDVVILPGTNICTLHLGDFWSSNTIDLYLHRRFYNLADPSNGILKKGREVFLTGCRLRTTKGFSSRARLLPTEYLAILLDEDQDDDAMLLGAQFCSDSFSSICFDDVIQGVSYSLYARIESIGALEAQGIFGSLQRKQITLVDNGVRLKFLLWGEQVLLANLFSVGSMLALDRPFIASSAESGLESNEEFCLEYGSGTQLYVVPLIQHKEQVCVALTQSRCQGSKLLTAPDPGQGLPVSQVSLPCDSQGSIDFRNYPFRSFVIDLRDKMTGISLYGDVMDIQSTGDPTFSLKIEDATGSVWVKLHFIGPWSIGRVGLGHTVYISGLSCSMTKQKIRELSWFENDPGASFVNISCLPALLNSSCLHKFSNLCDLSTHANHTHVCRVWLDQIEYCHVGTRLSHAPCGHFVNEGCNGELKCNFCHCICNDEVVRSFHLRITIADGSAKVLTWCTGQTATELLQITPDEFCELPEEEQIMYPSSLENEKFTVALVKGHGSMDNQSVSWEITRAVKYE